Genomic DNA from Pseudomonas fitomaticsae:
TTGCTGACCGCCGGACAGTTGCGCCGGGTAACGCGATGCGAACGCGTCGAGCTGAACCATGCTCAGGACTTTCTTGACCTTGTCGCTGACGTCGCTCTTGTTCAGGCCACGCACGGTCAGCGGGAACGCGAGGTTTTCGGCGACGGTCATGTGCGGGAACAGCGCGTAGTTCTGGAACACCATGCCGATGTCGCGCTTGTGCGGCGGCACGTTGTTGATCGCCCGCCCGGCCAGGAGGATTTCACCGGCGGTCGGGGTTTCGAAACCGGCGAGCATCATCAGGCTGGTGGTCTTGCCCGAGCCGGACGGCCCGAGCAAGGTAAGGAATTCGCCCTTGCGGATGTCCAGGTTGAGGTCTTTGACGATCAGGTTCTCGCCGTCGTAGCTCTTCTGCACTCCACGAAAGCTGACCAGCACATCGCTGGCCCCTGCGTTTGATTCGACCTGGCTCATACCCACACCTTTGTTATTGATGACTGCTGTGGAATTAAGCCTAGTGGCTGCTTGCAGTCACGCAAATCGGGGCGCAGGAGAGAATCGCCTCAGTCGGATGGAAGGCCGGGGGTAGGGATTGCCCTACAAGGATGGCGCGTTTGGACAAACCCGCTGCATGAGTCGGGGCTCAAGCCGTCAGAACCGGCAAAAGCGCCTGTCGCTATTGGATATGTCGCTCAGAGGAGCTTGTGTTCCATCGCGTACTTCACCAGCTCGGCGAGCGAGGTGATGTTGAGCTTCTGCATCAGCCGCGCCTTGTGGGTGCTGATGGTCTTGCTGCTCAGGGCCAGTTGCTGGGCGATGTCGTTGACGTTGGCGCCTTGCGCCAGGCGTTCGAACACCGAGAACTCGCGCTCGGACAGCAACGAGTGCAACGGCCGCGCATCGGTCAGGCCGACTTCGAAGACCATGCGGTCGGCCAGCTCCGGATCGATGTAGCGCCCGCCCGCCGCGACCTTGCGAATCGCCGTCAGCAACAGCGCCGGATCGCTGTCCTTGGTCGCATAACCGGCGGCGCCGACCTTCAGCGCCCGAGCGGCCATCTGCGCTTCGTCGTGCATCGACAGCACCAGAATCGCCGGCGGATGGTTCAGCGCGCGGATCCGCGGAATCGCTTCGAGCCCGTTGACCCCGGGCATCGAGATATCCAGCAACACCACTTCGCAGGGCACGTTGCGCAGGGTTTCCAGCAACTGCTCGCCATTGCTCGCCTCCCCCACCACTTGCAGATCCTTGGCCAGGCCGATCAATTGCTTGATGCCTTCGCGAACGATGGTGTGGTCTTCGGCTACCAGTACACGGATCACTTACTTCTCCTCATCCAGTGGCACCCGCACGCTCAGCGTGGTGCCCTCGCCCGGCTCGCTGTCGAGTGACAGCTGCCCGCCCATGATCAACACCCGCTCGCGCATGCCCACCAGTCCAAAGGACGTCGGCCTGCCGACAGCGGCGACAAATCCTACGCCATCATCGCTGACCGTCAGACACAATTCGTCGCCTTCCTGCGCCAGCGTCAGTTCCACAGTATGCGCCTGGGCATGGCGCATGACGTTGGTCAGCGCCTCCTGAAGAATGCGGAACAGGCCGATGGCCTTGGCGTCGCTGAGCGGCGCAAGGTTGTCCGGCACCTGCACCAGACACGGTATCTGCGTACGCGCCTCGAACCGCCGCGCCTGCCACTCGATCGCCGAGGCGATCCCGGCATCGAGGATCGGTGGGCGCAACGCCGTCGCCACATCGCGCACCAGCTGGAACAACTGGGCGATCAGGCGCTTCATGCTGTTCAGCCGCTCGTTCAGACCCGGGTCGAGTTGCGCGTAGGCCAGTTCGCACATCGATGTCTCCAGTTTCAGCACCGTCAGCATCTGCCCCAGCTCATCGTGAACCTCGCGGGCAATGCGCGCCTTTTCCTCTTCCCGCACGCTTTCCAGGTGCGCCGACAGTTCGCGCAGTTGTTCGCGGGAGGCCGCCAGCTCCAGTTCGATGCGCTTGTTTTCGGTGATGTCCCAGACGATGCCGTCCCAGACATAAGAGCCACCTTCCAGCTGACGGGTAATCGCCTTGATTTCGGCCCAGCGCTGTTCGCCCTGGCGCGTGAGGATCCGGCCCTGCCACGACCAGTCGCTGTCGGTGTCCAACGCCTGATCCTGGGTCTGGTGATAAGCGGCCCGGTCATCCGGATGCACCAGACTGCGCAGGCCCATGTCGCGGTGGGCGATGGCGGCCGGCGCGTAGCCGACCAGACTCTCGCTACCCTCGCTGATGTAGGCAAAGTCGATCTGCCCGGTCACCGGTGCACGCTCGAGACGGAACACCAGCCCCGGCACATTGGCCGCGATGCCTTGCAGCCGCGCCTCGCTTTCCTGCAACGCAGCCAGGGCACGACGGCGCTCGGTGACATCGGTGAGATAAACCACCAGGTACTCGCCATCGCGAAAACGCAGGAAGCTCAGCGACACATCCGCCGGCAGCACACTGCCATCGGCCCGCACACAGTTGGTTTCAAAACTCAGCGGCCCCTCTTCGCTGGCCCGGGCGCGCTTCCAAAGATTGAGCCAGCGATCCATGTACAGGCCCGGTTCGAAGTCGATCAACGGCCGGTCGATGATGGCGCCCTGTGGATAACCGAGCATGTTTTCTGCCGCACGGTTGGCGTAGCGCACATGACTGTCCCAGTTGACCCAGAGAATGCCAACGGTGCTCTGATCGATGGAAAACTGGGTCAGGCGCAGGGCCTCTTCGCTGGCGGCGCGCAGGGCGATGTCTTCACGCGCGTCGAACAAACGTTGTTCAAGACTGCGTTGCTGGCGGCGTTGCCAGAACACGATGGCCACGCAACTGAGCAGCAGCACCGCGAACAACAGACTCAGGTTCTGCCAGAAGCCCGGCGACTCGGAGAGCCGCGGATACTTGGGTTGCAGCCATTGCGCATGCAGCCGTTCCAGATCCTTGGCCGGGATTGCGCGCAAGGCACTCTCGACGATTCCGGCCAGCTCCGGCCAATCGCGGCGGGTGCCGATGCGCAGCAGTTGCGGCAAACCGATGTCTCCGACCACCACCAGCCCGGCAAACTCCGGTTCTGCGGACAGCCGACCGAGCTGCGCCTCATCGACCACCGCGTAGGACGCCTGCTGACTCAGCAACAGTTGCAGCGCCTGACGCTCCATCGGAACGCCTTGCAGATTCAGGTGCGGATAGTTGCCGCGCAGGTAATCGGCGGTGACGCCGGGCATGCGTACGGCCACGCGTGTCTGGCTGTCGAGTTTTTCCAGTTCCACGGTCGCGCTGCTCTTCTGGTCGCTGACCACCAATTGCGACACACGCATGTACGGGTCGGAAAACTGCCACAGACGCAACCCGCCCGGGGTCTGGGTCAGGCCTGGGGCGATGTCGATTTCGCCGTCCCGGGCAGCGGCCTCGAGTTGTGCCAGATCCTGAAAATTGCGCCAGCTCAGCTCGACATTCAGCGCCCTGGCCAATGCCTTCATCACCTCGACGTTGGCCCCCGACAGCCGCTGCAAGCGCCGGTCGTATTGCGCGTACGGCGCCTGCAACACCAGGCCCACGCGCAATTCATTGTGCTGTGCGAGCCACTGTTGTTCGCTCGCCGACAACCGTGCGAGGTGACTCGGGGGCGCAGGCGCCGCCCAGCCCATCAAGGGAAACGCCAGACAGCCGATAACCCACAGGCAGCAAAAACGCATCATTGAAGTCTCATACACTGACAAATTCTGACCAACCCATTAGGCTGCCGGGATAACTTCTGGCCTGGAATAACCGATGCCCCCTGTCTATCGCCTGGCAATGCCAGCATTGTGCCTGTCGCTGATCCTGCCTTGTGCGTTTTCCGTCGAAGCCGCGGATCCGGCACCCGCCCCCGCCGCAGAAAAAGCCGCCGAAGAAAAACCGGTCGAACGCCAGCCACTGCTTGAGCGTAGTCAGGAAGAAGCCGCGGCACTCGAACGCAAGGTTCCGGCTCAGGAACAACAGCAACTGCAAGCTGGCAGCGACACTTTCCTTGCCCTGTGGAAACCGGCCAACACCGCCGAACCCAAAGGCGCGGTAATCCTCATTCCTGGCGCTGGCGAAACCGCAGACTGGCCCCAGGCGATCGGCCCGTTGCGCCGCAAGTTGCCGGACGTCGAGTGGAGCAGCCTGAGTATCACCCTGCCCGATCTGCAAAGCGATGCCATCGCACCGCGCGTGGTCGAAGTACCCGCCGCGCCGAAAACCGTCGACCCGGGCAGCAAGGATTCGACCACCGCCGAGCCGATCGAACAAGCCGCCGGCGGCGAAGCCGATGTGGCTGACAAGGTCGTTGCCGAATCCACCGAAGAACAGTCCAAGGCTGATGCCGAGCGAATCTTCGCCCGCATCGACGCAGCACTGGCCTACGCCGAACAACAGAGCGCGCGCAGCATCGTCGTCCTCGGTCATGGCACCGGCGCCTACTGGGCGGCGCGTTACCTGAGCGAGCGACAAAGCTCGCAAGTCGAGAAGCTGGTGCTGGTGGGCGCACAGACGCCGGCCAAGGCCAAGCCAGAACTGGTGGAGCTGACACCGACCCTGAAGCTGCCGACAGCGGATATTTTCTACATGGATAAACCGCTGGATCGCAATGCGGCACTGGAGCGCATGCAGGCGAGCAAACGACTGAAGACGTCCGCGTTCAGTCAGGTCGCACTCAAGGCCTTGCCGGACAACAAGGCCGAGCAGGAGCAGTTGTTCCGCCGGGTGCGTGGCTGGTTGAATCCACAAAGCCCGGACTGAAGAGCCCGGACTGAAAACGCAGACAAAAAAAATCGCAGCCCAACGCTGCGATTTTTTATGCCTAGCGAAAATCCCGCCGTTCGCGAATCAACGTGTAGGCATTGTGCAATTCGCGGGTCCTTTCGGTGGCCTCGCGCACCTGCGCCGGCGTGGCGCCCGTCCCGGCCACCTTGTCCGGGTGATGCCGGCTGAGCAGACGTCGATAGGCGCGTTTGATCTGCGCCGGTTCACTGGTGGCTGAAACGCCGAGCAGGCGCATCGCCTCCTGATAGCTCACCGCCGCACTGACGATCGGACGCTTGTGCGGCTCGTAATCCGCCGCGAGCGCCTGGATCTGGTGCGTCGTCCAGCCCAGCCACTTGCCCCACTGCGCCAGCAATTCACGCTCGCTGACACCGGCCCGGCCATCGGCCCAGACCATCCGCCAGCAGGCGCGCAACACGCCTTCGGCCGCATGAGGCTGAGCACTCAACCGACGCAGATAACCGCGCAGATTGTCGTTACCGGACTTGCCACGATTGAACGCTGCAATCGCCCGACGCTGTGCCGGCTCGCTCATTTCCAGCGAGCGCATCTCGTGACGCGCCTGCTGGATGTGACCGTCCGTGACCCGCCCGTCTCTCTTGGCCAGACGCCCGAGCAATACGAACAACAGTTCGTCGTTGCGCAACATCGGCCGCCCGCCGAGTTTTTCCCGCAAATGCCCCCAGCTCTGCAAATGCAGGCGCCGATCCAGCGCCTGCCCCAACAAAGCACCAAGCATGGCCCCCGGAATGCTGGCGATAGCAAAACCCGCTCCGGCTCCAATCAGAGTCCCTGGCCACAACATATCAGCGACTCGCTTCTATCAAGGCTTCAGCTTCGGCCAGACGCTCGTGCGTGCCGACATCGACCCAGTGACCTTTCAACCGCTCACCGGTCACCTGCCCGTCCGCCATGGCTTTTCGCAGCAGCGGCGCCAGTTTGAAGGCACCGTCGGTGCAGCCGTCGAACAACTGCGGATGCAGCACGGCGATGCCGCTGTAGGTCAGGGTCGCCGCATCGGCCTGGCCATCACGCACCTGGCCGTCGGTCAGGGTGAAGTCGCCTGTCGGGTGATGCGCCGGATTGTCCGCCAGCACCAGATGCGCCAGACCGGTGATCGGCTGATGCAGCACCCTGAAGTCGTAATCGGTCCAGATGTCACCGTTGACCACCAGGAACGCGTCGTCGCCCAACAGCGGCAAGGCACGGAAAATCCCGCCGCCGGTTTCCAGTGGCTCGCCCTCCGGCGAATACTGGATGGAGACGCCGAATTGCGAACCATCGCCCAAGTGATCTTCAATCTGCTGTCCGAGCCAGGCGTGGTTGATCACGATCTCATTGAAGCCGGCCGCCGCGAGGGCACGCAGGTGATATTCGATCAGCGGCACGCCACCGGCGCGCACCAACGGTTTGGGGGTGGTCAGGGTCAGCGGGCGCATGCGCTCGCCTTTGCCCGCCGCCAGAATCATTGCCTTCATGCCGTCACTCCACCACGCAGGCTGGCAAGGAGTGCCTGCAGATCCGCCAGCTCGGGACGGCGCGCGATGACCGCTTCTATATAAGAGAAGAAACGCGGTACATCACCGAGGTAACGCGGCTTGCCATCGCGATGGCAGATGCGGGCGAAGATGCCGATGACCTTCAAATGGCGCTGCACGCCCATCAGGTCGCTGGCACGCAGGAAATCTTCGAAGTCCGGCTGCACCGGAATGTTCAGTGCCGACGCCTGCTGCCAGTAGCTTTCCAGCCAGCCGCGCACACGCTCTTCAGGCCAGCTGAGGAAGGCGTCCTTGAACAGACAGGTCACGTCGTAAGTCACCGGGCCGTACACGGCGTCCTGGAAATCCAGCACGCCGGGGTTCGGCTCGCTGAGCATCAGGTTGCGCGGCATGTAGTCGCGGTGCACCAGCACTTTCGGCTGAGCGAGGGCGCTGTCGATCAGCAGTTCGCTGACCTTTTGCCACTGCTGCTGTTGGGTGGCATCGAACTCGACGCCCAACTCGCGTTTCACGTACCACTCGGGAAACAGCTCCAGCTCGCGGCGCAATAACGCGACGTCATAGCTCGGCAGCGGCGCCACCATTGGCAGCTGCTGAAAAGCCAGCAGCGCTTGCAGGGCATCGCTAAATAACGCGTCGGCATTTTCGCTGTCGATCACGTCCAGATAGGTCTTGTTGCCCAGGTCATTGAGCAAAAGAAACCCTCGCTCGAGGTCCTCGGCATATATTTTCGGCACGTTGATGCCGGATTTCGCCAGCAAAAAAGCGATATCCACGAACGGTTTGCAGTTTTCCTGAGGCGGCGGCGCGTCCATCACGACGAAGCTGCGACCCGCGCCTTCCCAACGGAAATACCGGCGGAAACTCGCGTCGCTGCTGGCCGCGATCAACGTGGCCGGGGGTACGGCGCCCCAGCCCTGATCTGCAAAAAGGATTGCCAACTGTTCATCGAGCCAAACTTTCAGGTGTTGCAAGCGTACATCTTGATCAGGCATTGCAAGGGTCTCCGACGGCGCTAGCCGTCAAGCGGGTCATGCTTTATTATCCAGCATCTTTTTCAGACCATCGAGAGGCGTGCGGCCCACACCGCGGGCAGATGGCACGCAGGAAGCCCGGACTAATAAGATGGCATTGAAATCCCCCGCGTTTCGTAAAAAATTTCCGTTGTTGGTAACCGGCAGTCTGCTGGCTATGCAACCTCTGGCCAGTTCATTCGTTGTTGCCGCCGAGCAGTATGACTGCGCCGTCTCGGCAACGGGTGGCTGGGCCTGCTCGCCGAAGACGCCGGCCGCTGCCTTGCCGCCGCGTCCCGTGCATGACGGCAGTGCCGTCAGCGCCGCTGGCGAAGCCCCGGCCGAGAGCGGCTCCACTGCGGAGTCCGGGCCCAAGCCGGTACTGGTTACCGAGTCCAAGGGCCGTGGCCTGAAATCCCGTAGCGAAGACTACAGTCACCTCGACTGGGTTCCGCGCGAGAAGCTCACCGCCGCCCAACTGGCCGAGACCGGTCCTTACTGCTCTGGTTCCTATATCGAACCGATTCGTCCTGGCATGAATGACAAGACGAATAAAAGTGACGCCCCGACCTTCATCGGCGCCAAGGCGTCGCGTTATCAGCAGGATTCGCAGGTCGCGAGTCTGGCCGGTGACGTGGTCATGCGTCAGGGCAGCATGCAGGTCGAGGCCGACGAGGCCAACCTGTATCAGGCCGAAAGCCGAGGCGAACTGGCCGGCAACGTGCGCATTCGCGACAACGGCGCGCTGATCGTCGGCGACCACGCCGATGTACAGCTCGACACCGGTGAAGCCAAGGTCGACAACGCCGAATACGTCATGCACAAGTCGCGCATCCGCGGTAACGCGCTGTACGCCAAGCGTGCCGAAAACGCGATCATCCGCCTGAAGGACGGCACGTACACCACGTGCGAACCGAACAGCAACGCCTGGCAGCTCAAGGGCAACAACATCACCCTGAACCCTGCCACCGGCTTCGGTACCGCGACCAACGTGACGCTGC
This window encodes:
- the murU gene encoding N-acetylmuramate alpha-1-phosphate uridylyltransferase MurU, with product MKAMILAAGKGERMRPLTLTTPKPLVRAGGVPLIEYHLRALAAAGFNEIVINHAWLGQQIEDHLGDGSQFGVSIQYSPEGEPLETGGGIFRALPLLGDDAFLVVNGDIWTDYDFRVLHQPITGLAHLVLADNPAHHPTGDFTLTDGQVRDGQADAATLTYSGIAVLHPQLFDGCTDGAFKLAPLLRKAMADGQVTGERLKGHWVDVGTHERLAEAEALIEASR
- a CDS encoding response regulator, whose protein sequence is MIRVLVAEDHTIVREGIKQLIGLAKDLQVVGEASNGEQLLETLRNVPCEVVLLDISMPGVNGLEAIPRIRALNHPPAILVLSMHDEAQMAARALKVGAAGYATKDSDPALLLTAIRKVAAGGRYIDPELADRMVFEVGLTDARPLHSLLSEREFSVFERLAQGANVNDIAQQLALSSKTISTHKARLMQKLNITSLAELVKYAMEHKLL
- a CDS encoding aminoglycoside phosphotransferase family protein — translated: MPDQDVRLQHLKVWLDEQLAILFADQGWGAVPPATLIAASSDASFRRYFRWEGAGRSFVVMDAPPPQENCKPFVDIAFLLAKSGINVPKIYAEDLERGFLLLNDLGNKTYLDVIDSENADALFSDALQALLAFQQLPMVAPLPSYDVALLRRELELFPEWYVKRELGVEFDATQQQQWQKVSELLIDSALAQPKVLVHRDYMPRNLMLSEPNPGVLDFQDAVYGPVTYDVTCLFKDAFLSWPEERVRGWLESYWQQASALNIPVQPDFEDFLRASDLMGVQRHLKVIGIFARICHRDGKPRYLGDVPRFFSYIEAVIARRPELADLQALLASLRGGVTA
- a CDS encoding PAS domain-containing sensor histidine kinase, with protein sequence MMRFCCLWVIGCLAFPLMGWAAPAPPSHLARLSASEQQWLAQHNELRVGLVLQAPYAQYDRRLQRLSGANVEVMKALARALNVELSWRNFQDLAQLEAAARDGEIDIAPGLTQTPGGLRLWQFSDPYMRVSQLVVSDQKSSATVELEKLDSQTRVAVRMPGVTADYLRGNYPHLNLQGVPMERQALQLLLSQQASYAVVDEAQLGRLSAEPEFAGLVVVGDIGLPQLLRIGTRRDWPELAGIVESALRAIPAKDLERLHAQWLQPKYPRLSESPGFWQNLSLLFAVLLLSCVAIVFWQRRQQRSLEQRLFDAREDIALRAASEEALRLTQFSIDQSTVGILWVNWDSHVRYANRAAENMLGYPQGAIIDRPLIDFEPGLYMDRWLNLWKRARASEEGPLSFETNCVRADGSVLPADVSLSFLRFRDGEYLVVYLTDVTERRRALAALQESEARLQGIAANVPGLVFRLERAPVTGQIDFAYISEGSESLVGYAPAAIAHRDMGLRSLVHPDDRAAYHQTQDQALDTDSDWSWQGRILTRQGEQRWAEIKAITRQLEGGSYVWDGIVWDITENKRIELELAASREQLRELSAHLESVREEEKARIAREVHDELGQMLTVLKLETSMCELAYAQLDPGLNERLNSMKRLIAQLFQLVRDVATALRPPILDAGIASAIEWQARRFEARTQIPCLVQVPDNLAPLSDAKAIGLFRILQEALTNVMRHAQAHTVELTLAQEGDELCLTVSDDGVGFVAAVGRPTSFGLVGMRERVLIMGGQLSLDSEPGEGTTLSVRVPLDEEK
- a CDS encoding TerB family tellurite resistance protein, translating into MLWPGTLIGAGAGFAIASIPGAMLGALLGQALDRRLHLQSWGHLREKLGGRPMLRNDELLFVLLGRLAKRDGRVTDGHIQQARHEMRSLEMSEPAQRRAIAAFNRGKSGNDNLRGYLRRLSAQPHAAEGVLRACWRMVWADGRAGVSERELLAQWGKWLGWTTHQIQALAADYEPHKRPIVSAAVSYQEAMRLLGVSATSEPAQIKRAYRRLLSRHHPDKVAGTGATPAQVREATERTRELHNAYTLIRERRDFR
- a CDS encoding alpha/beta hydrolase family protein, which encodes MPPVYRLAMPALCLSLILPCAFSVEAADPAPAPAAEKAAEEKPVERQPLLERSQEEAAALERKVPAQEQQQLQAGSDTFLALWKPANTAEPKGAVILIPGAGETADWPQAIGPLRRKLPDVEWSSLSITLPDLQSDAIAPRVVEVPAAPKTVDPGSKDSTTAEPIEQAAGGEADVADKVVAESTEEQSKADAERIFARIDAALAYAEQQSARSIVVLGHGTGAYWAARYLSERQSSQVEKLVLVGAQTPAKAKPELVELTPTLKLPTADIFYMDKPLDRNAALERMQASKRLKTSAFSQVALKALPDNKAEQEQLFRRVRGWLNPQSPD